In Brachyspira hampsonii, the following are encoded in one genomic region:
- a CDS encoding glycoside hydrolase family 3 N-terminal domain-containing protein, with product MIYIVIVSILLLILFFIFIYLYDNFNIVLKNNNNKENIKNKKEIPFIISVKNYDDNLIDIINKTNISGIIINIDNLDIESLDKIIKKIKRKIKRKIFIAIDQDYKNTSSIYYDKKFKVFSSYIGERESEEYAYKIAYERASKLKSIGINMILSPICNTYCNEKSHLKEHIFSDDKILASNLIYSTVKAYKDNGLITALKYFPKYYDDELYIDEDTENIESIIDNRETFLAGIKAQADIIVMPHIKDNYKYRDFLFNNMKFKGIIMTDYINNDKNIINYAVNVLSSNYYRDINKLKNIIETNIKETDTVLCSKLLRLIKKL from the coding sequence ATGATTTACATTGTTATAGTTTCAATATTATTATTAATTTTATTTTTTATTTTTATTTATCTTTATGACAATTTTAATATTGTACTGAAAAATAATAATAATAAAGAAAACATTAAAAATAAAAAAGAAATACCATTTATAATATCGGTAAAAAATTATGATGATAATTTGATAGATATAATAAACAAAACCAATATATCAGGCATAATAATAAATATAGATAATTTGGATATAGAAAGTCTTGATAAAATAATAAAAAAAATAAAAAGAAAGATTAAAAGAAAAATATTTATAGCAATAGATCAGGATTATAAAAACACTTCCAGTATATACTATGATAAGAAGTTTAAAGTTTTTTCCAGTTATATAGGCGAGAGAGAAAGCGAAGAATATGCATACAAAATAGCATACGAAAGAGCTTCAAAATTAAAATCTATAGGTATTAATATGATTTTATCTCCAATATGTAATACTTATTGTAATGAAAAATCTCATCTTAAAGAGCATATATTTTCAGATGATAAGATACTTGCTTCTAATTTGATATATAGTACAGTAAAAGCATATAAAGATAATGGTCTTATAACTGCATTAAAATATTTTCCAAAATACTATGATGATGAGTTATATATAGATGAAGATACGGAGAATATAGAAAGTATTATTGATAACAGAGAAACTTTTTTGGCTGGTATCAAGGCTCAGGCTGATATTATAGTAATGCCTCATATAAAAGATAATTATAAATATAGAGATTTTTTATTTAATAATATGAAGTTTAAAGGTATTATAATGACAGATTATATTAATAATGATAAAAATATTATTAATTATGCCGTTAATGTACTTTCAAGTAATTATTATAGAGATATAAATAAATTAAAAAATATTATAGAAACTAATATAAAAGAAACG
- a CDS encoding DegT/DnrJ/EryC1/StrS family aminotransferase — translation MNKSIPFSPPDITDSEIEAVVRVLKSGWITTGPVNKEFEEELCKYIDVKRVKLLSSATSAMELALKIFGVSDGDEVIVPAYTYASTANVAVHLGAKVVFIDASDNDFNIDLEKLEKAITDKTKAVIAVDIGGKPCDYDGVIKILESKKELFNASENKYQRELKRPLFLLDAAHSIGAVYKGKRTGSQADFSSFSFHAVKNITTAEGGALSFNDIGSINADDIYKELSVLSLHGQNKSALDKSKGGKGAWRYSIELAGYKANMSDLHAAIGLSQLKRYDSILNNRKKIVSIYNEILSKNKRIILPSFKDSFSESSYHLYLIRINDFEEEDRDLLIDEMSEIGITLNVHYLPLPAQKAYIDLGYDINNYKNAFNMYKNQITLPLYSTLKEEDAVYIAENIIKYLN, via the coding sequence ATGAATAAATCAATACCATTCTCACCGCCGGATATAACAGACAGTGAAATAGAAGCAGTAGTTAGGGTATTAAAGTCAGGCTGGATAACAACAGGACCAGTTAATAAAGAGTTTGAAGAAGAGCTTTGTAAATATATAGATGTAAAAAGAGTAAAATTATTATCAAGTGCCACATCTGCTATGGAGCTTGCATTAAAAATATTTGGAGTAAGTGATGGTGATGAGGTGATAGTACCTGCATACACTTATGCTTCAACTGCAAATGTAGCTGTTCATCTTGGAGCTAAAGTAGTATTTATAGATGCATCTGATAATGACTTTAATATAGATTTAGAAAAGTTAGAAAAAGCTATAACAGATAAAACAAAAGCTGTTATTGCTGTGGATATTGGAGGAAAACCTTGTGATTATGACGGCGTCATAAAAATACTTGAAAGTAAAAAAGAATTATTTAATGCTTCAGAAAATAAATATCAAAGAGAATTAAAAAGACCATTATTCTTACTTGATGCGGCTCATTCTATAGGTGCTGTTTACAAAGGAAAAAGAACAGGCTCTCAGGCAGATTTTAGTTCTTTTTCTTTTCATGCTGTAAAAAATATTACAACTGCTGAGGGAGGAGCTTTATCTTTTAATGATATAGGCAGTATCAATGCTGATGATATATATAAAGAGCTTTCTGTATTATCTCTTCATGGACAAAATAAAAGTGCTTTGGATAAAAGTAAAGGAGGTAAGGGAGCTTGGAGATACAGTATTGAATTGGCAGGATATAAAGCTAATATGAGCGATTTGCATGCAGCAATCGGTTTATCTCAGCTTAAAAGATATGATTCTATACTTAATAATAGAAAAAAAATAGTAAGTATATATAATGAAATTTTATCTAAAAATAAAAGAATAATACTTCCTAGTTTTAAGGATAGTTTTAGTGAGTCATCTTATCATTTGTATCTAATTAGAATCAATGATTTTGAAGAAGAAGATAGAGATTTGCTTATAGATGAAATGTCCGAAATTGGAATAACTTTAAATGTTCATTATCTGCCTCTTCCAGCACAGAAGGCTTATATTGATTTGGGATACGATATTAATAATTATAAAAATGCTTTTAATATGTACAAAAATCAAATAACTCTTCCATTATATAGTACTTTAAAAGAAGAGGATGCCGTGTATATTGCTGAAAATATTATTAAGTATTTGAATTAA
- a CDS encoding methyl-accepting chemotaxis protein: MFKRVSLQVKISLIILIPLLIMIAISNVVNIIYVQNVSSKLSYKILEEVAKGEGSKLTAVVKEDLYEITGLKYTLENMYNSGITDRNAYENVVGNFFRILPETVVGVMLAFEPNIVGNDAAYSNVYPLTKGQQTYYISRISGNNVQERALSASDIDADYYKEPISKVKEYLSGIYDFDLGNNDVVKMYTWSIPIMYRNKPIGVISADIKIETLNPTMEDIRPFENSEGLLYDHYGKILYDAGETANLGKNMYDLYSRYKSYNVFEKLSRGETVSFENYTDYYKGKATYYFVPLEVSEGQYWMLEIMASSKDIFKDSNTIRNVMIIISLIIIIIASIMIPIIIRNKVVNVIVFLSKDMHKISNGDISFRISKKFLNMNDEWGDIANSLDNILNNLNKVVRTVKNSAERVSAEANQVLEGNNDLSQRTESQASSLEETAASMNEMAGAIKESAESVSQSTSMVLDAKESLNKAGDIVADSVNKMNDVYEASSKIMDITKLFAI, from the coding sequence ATGTTTAAAAGAGTAAGTCTTCAGGTAAAAATTAGTTTAATTATATTAATACCATTATTGATAATGATAGCAATATCAAATGTGGTAAACATCATTTATGTACAGAATGTAAGCAGTAAGTTGTCATATAAGATATTGGAAGAAGTGGCAAAAGGAGAGGGAAGTAAATTAACTGCTGTGGTTAAAGAAGATCTTTATGAAATAACCGGTCTTAAATATACATTAGAAAATATGTACAATTCAGGTATTACAGATAGAAATGCTTATGAGAATGTAGTTGGAAATTTTTTTAGAATTCTTCCTGAAACTGTAGTAGGCGTTATGTTAGCTTTTGAACCTAATATAGTAGGTAATGATGCTGCATATAGCAATGTTTATCCTTTAACAAAGGGACAGCAGACTTATTATATATCAAGAATATCAGGAAATAATGTACAGGAAAGGGCATTATCTGCCAGTGATATAGATGCTGATTATTATAAAGAGCCTATATCAAAAGTTAAAGAGTATTTATCAGGAATATATGACTTTGATCTTGGAAACAATGATGTAGTAAAAATGTATACTTGGTCTATACCTATAATGTACAGAAATAAACCTATAGGTGTCATAAGTGCTGATATAAAAATAGAAACATTAAATCCTACTATGGAAGATATAAGACCTTTTGAAAATTCAGAAGGATTGTTGTACGATCATTATGGTAAAATATTGTATGATGCGGGAGAAACAGCTAATTTAGGTAAAAATATGTATGATTTATATTCCCGTTATAAAAGCTATAATGTATTTGAGAAATTATCTAGGGGGGAAACAGTTTCTTTTGAAAATTACACTGATTATTATAAAGGAAAAGCTACATATTATTTTGTGCCTTTGGAAGTATCAGAAGGGCAGTATTGGATGCTTGAAATAATGGCTTCAAGCAAAGATATTTTTAAAGACAGTAATACTATACGAAATGTTATGATAATTATATCTTTAATTATTATCATAATAGCATCAATAATGATTCCTATTATAATTAGAAATAAAGTTGTTAATGTAATAGTATTTCTATCCAAGGATATGCATAAAATTTCTAATGGCGATATATCATTTAGAATATCAAAAAAATTTCTTAATATGAATGATGAGTGGGGAGATATAGCAAATAGTTTAGATAATATACTTAATAATTTAAATAAAGTTGTAAGAACTGTAAAAAATTCTGCTGAAAGAGTTTCTGCTGAAGCAAATCAAGTTTTGGAAGGCAATAATGATTTGTCGCAAAGAACAGAGTCTCAGGCTTCCAGCTTGGAAGAGACTGCTGCTTCTATGAATGAGATGGCTGGTGCTATCAAAGAATCAGCAGAAAGTGTTTCACAAAGCACTTCTATGGTGTTAGATGCTAAGGAATCTTTAAATAAGGCTGGTGATATAGTAGCAGACAGTGTAAATAAGATGAATGATGTATATGAAGCTAGTTCTAAAATAATGGATATTACTAAACTATTTGCTATATGA
- a CDS encoding TSUP family transporter, with the protein MLSIENLIIIIIGCSIAGFVDAAAGGGGLISLPAYLIAGIPPHTALATNKLTSTSGAVVSAFTFFKNGKVTSKLIKFLIPMTILGSIVGVQVIVLIDAKILQPLIMILILAVGIYTLFSKTFGTENLFDENNLKRKNYIAGMFFAFLLGFYDAVFGPGTGSFLIMFFVLYYKMDFLLASGNAKALNLTSNLCSLIIFAIEGKVNYMAGIFVIPFIMISTYFGAKFAIKKGIKVIKPIFVTISLLTTLKILIDIIR; encoded by the coding sequence ATGCTGAGTATAGAAAATCTAATTATAATAATTATAGGCTGTTCAATAGCAGGTTTTGTGGATGCGGCAGCTGGCGGCGGCGGACTTATAAGTCTTCCAGCATATTTAATAGCAGGTATTCCACCTCATACGGCATTGGCTACTAATAAACTTACATCCACTTCAGGTGCTGTAGTATCTGCCTTTACCTTTTTTAAAAATGGAAAAGTTACTTCAAAACTAATAAAGTTTTTAATACCTATGACAATATTAGGCTCTATTGTGGGCGTACAGGTTATAGTATTAATAGACGCTAAAATATTACAGCCTTTGATAATGATATTAATTCTAGCTGTTGGTATTTACACTTTATTTTCTAAAACTTTTGGAACCGAGAACCTATTTGATGAAAATAATTTAAAAAGAAAAAACTATATAGCAGGTATGTTTTTTGCTTTTCTTCTAGGTTTTTATGATGCAGTATTCGGACCCGGTACTGGAAGTTTTTTGATAATGTTTTTTGTACTCTATTATAAAATGGATTTTCTTCTTGCATCTGGTAATGCTAAAGCTTTGAATCTTACAAGCAATTTATGTTCATTAATAATATTTGCGATAGAGGGAAAAGTTAATTATATGGCTGGAATATTTGTTATACCTTTTATAATGATATCCACTTACTTTGGTGCTAAGTTTGCAATTAAAAAAGGAATAAAAGTTATAAAACCGATATTTGTAACTATATCACTACTTACTACATTAAAAATATTAATAGATATAATAAGATAG
- a CDS encoding ankyrin repeat domain-containing protein — protein MKKILLILFILSFNIFAQNNDIIKAIMDENSIIIEKVMKDNIDANALITNRVVNKAYTPLIYAIILGKTDTVKELIKRGADVNKTVTNQNSVTVPIITASSSGNIDVLRELIKNDAYINKRDDYRNNALFYAKNADIVKELIKNKIDFNIINKKGETPLFYSKNKEIAAELIKLGIDVNAKDNDGNTALFTVGYNVVEQLVASGAELEIRNNKGNTALLDIPFSTDLYLKKLEALVKMGANIDAKDKNDDTLLIKSICDNDIKLTKKLLELGADIEIRDKNGNTPLMVAILQYELRYDIFNEKDLNIIIELVNYGADIYSKHQYGITPYSTAEDIGNKEILDIFNNR, from the coding sequence ATGAAAAAAATATTATTAATATTATTTATTTTAAGTTTTAATATATTTGCTCAAAACAATGATATTATTAAAGCAATAATGGATGAAAATTCAATTATAATAGAAAAAGTAATGAAAGATAATATAGATGCTAATGCATTAATTACAAATAGGGTTGTGAATAAAGCATATACGCCATTAATATATGCTATTATTTTAGGAAAAACTGATACAGTAAAAGAATTAATAAAAAGAGGTGCTGATGTTAATAAAACTGTTACAAATCAAAATTCAGTTACAGTACCAATAATTACCGCTAGTTCATCTGGAAATATTGACGTATTAAGAGAACTTATAAAAAATGATGCTTATATAAATAAGAGAGATGACTATAGAAATAATGCATTATTCTATGCTAAAAATGCAGATATAGTTAAAGAGCTTATAAAAAATAAAATTGATTTCAATATAATAAATAAAAAAGGAGAAACACCATTATTTTATTCAAAAAATAAAGAAATAGCAGCTGAATTAATAAAACTAGGAATTGATGTAAATGCAAAAGATAATGATGGAAATACAGCATTATTTACTGTAGGATATAATGTTGTAGAACAATTGGTAGCCTCTGGAGCTGAATTAGAAATAAGGAATAATAAAGGAAATACGGCATTATTAGATATTCCTTTTTCAACTGATTTATATCTTAAAAAACTTGAAGCATTAGTAAAAATGGGAGCAAATATAGATGCCAAAGATAAAAATGATGATACCTTATTAATAAAGTCCATATGTGATAATGATATCAAACTCACCAAAAAACTATTAGAACTAGGGGCAGATATAGAGATTAGAGATAAAAATGGAAATACTCCTCTAATGGTAGCGATATTGCAGTACGAATTAAGATATGACATTTTTAATGAAAAAGATTTAAATATAATAATTGAATTAGTTAATTATGGTGCAGATATTTATTCAAAACATCAATATGGTATAACTCCTTATAGCACAGCAGAAGACATAGGAAATAAAGAAATATTAGATATTTTTAATAATAGATAA
- a CDS encoding methyl-accepting chemotaxis protein, which yields MLKRLNLNVKISLVILVPLIIMLMISNIVNIIYVRKSTIKLIYSILDNKAKYEVVMLKSFMYRDSEYITGLANTLSGFYGDNILDRNFYERVSYNFLNNLPKRVNGLLIAFEPNIIGNDNDYADSEKYGSSGGRFNYYVSRDNDIIKDNYFDNKIFQEKYYTETLRSGEIYITDVYSSPLHNNAMIYTWAVPIKSGNRTIGVICVDVLIDSIYGILENIQLFNGTTTTLFDNSGFIVYDSDKEEYIFKELHDIYPYYRVHNVFENIVNGKSVLFQNFSGTLQKYYTYSFTPMEIIKNKYWGLKVTAPNDEVLKESNTIRNVMIAISLMIIIVSSIIVPIIIKTKVSNLIKVLANDITFMSQGDLTVEIPKVLYKRNDEWGDIARGWDKAMNNFNNIINTVKHSAEQVSIAANEVLLGNNDLSQRTETQASSLEETAESMNEMASAIKESAESVSESASMVSDAKQSLNKAGDIVADSVNKMNDVYEASSKIMDITKLIEGIAFQTNILALNASVEAARAGEQGRGFAVVASEVRNLAQNTQESVKNITSLITDSNDKIKLAAASVQQSQDMFNEILEKMDRASTIMDRINVAVQEQEKGIDHVNIEISNIDSSIQKNAALVSEAASASESLLSEANDLIKAIEYFKLKS from the coding sequence ATGTTAAAAAGATTAAATTTAAATGTAAAGATTAGTTTAGTAATACTTGTACCTTTAATAATAATGCTCATGATATCAAATATTGTCAATATCATATATGTAAGAAAATCAACTATAAAACTTATATACAGCATACTTGATAATAAAGCTAAATATGAAGTTGTCATGTTAAAGTCTTTTATGTATAGAGATTCAGAATATATAACAGGTTTAGCTAATACTTTATCTGGATTTTATGGTGATAATATTTTAGATAGAAATTTTTATGAAAGAGTATCATACAATTTTTTGAATAATTTACCTAAAAGAGTAAACGGATTATTAATAGCATTTGAACCTAATATAATCGGAAATGATAATGATTATGCTGACTCTGAGAAATATGGTTCTTCAGGCGGACGATTTAATTATTATGTATCAAGAGATAATGATATTATTAAAGATAATTATTTTGATAATAAAATATTTCAGGAAAAGTATTATACAGAAACTTTAAGAAGCGGAGAAATATATATTACAGATGTATATAGTTCTCCTTTGCATAATAATGCTATGATTTATACTTGGGCTGTACCTATAAAATCAGGGAATAGAACTATAGGTGTAATTTGTGTAGATGTTCTTATAGACTCCATTTATGGTATATTGGAGAATATTCAATTATTCAATGGTACAACAACAACACTTTTTGATAATTCTGGATTTATTGTTTATGATAGTGATAAAGAAGAATATATATTTAAAGAACTTCATGATATATATCCGTATTATAGAGTTCATAATGTATTTGAAAATATTGTAAATGGAAAGAGTGTATTATTTCAAAATTTCAGCGGTACATTACAAAAATATTATACCTATTCATTTACCCCTATGGAAATAATAAAAAATAAGTATTGGGGATTAAAGGTAACAGCTCCTAATGATGAGGTATTAAAAGAAAGTAATACTATAAGAAATGTGATGATTGCAATATCTTTAATGATAATTATTGTAAGTTCTATAATTGTGCCTATAATAATTAAAACAAAAGTATCTAATTTGATAAAAGTTTTAGCTAATGATATTACTTTTATGTCCCAAGGAGATTTAACTGTTGAGATACCTAAGGTACTTTATAAGAGAAATGATGAATGGGGAGATATAGCAAGAGGCTGGGATAAAGCTATGAACAATTTTAATAATATAATAAATACAGTGAAGCATTCAGCAGAACAAGTTTCCATAGCTGCTAATGAGGTATTATTAGGTAATAATGATTTATCTCAGAGAACAGAAACACAAGCTTCCAGCTTGGAAGAAACAGCAGAATCTATGAATGAAATGGCTAGTGCTATCAAAGAATCAGCAGAAAGTGTTTCAGAAAGTGCTTCTATGGTATCAGATGCAAAACAGTCTTTAAATAAAGCCGGTGATATAGTAGCAGACAGTGTAAATAAAATGAATGATGTATACGAAGCTAGTTCCAAAATAATGGATATTACTAAACTTATAGAAGGAATAGCCTTTCAAACTAATATACTAGCACTTAATGCTTCGGTAGAGGCTGCTAGGGCAGGTGAACAGGGAAGAGGATTTGCAGTTGTAGCTAGCGAGGTAAGAAATTTAGCACAGAATACTCAGGAATCTGTCAAAAATATTACTTCATTAATTACAGATAGTAATGATAAAATAAAATTAGCTGCTGCAAGTGTTCAGCAGTCTCAGGATATGTTTAATGAAATACTAGAAAAAATGGATAGAGCTTCTACTATAATGGATAGAATCAATGTTGCCGTGCAAGAACAGGAGAAAGGAATAGATCATGTAAATATTGAAATTAGTAATATAGATTCTTCTATTCAAAAGAATGCCGCTTTAGTGTCTGAGGCAGCTTCTGCTTCTGAATCTCTTCTTAGTGAGGCAAATGATTTGATTAAAGCCATAGAATATTTTAAATTAAAGTCTTAA
- a CDS encoding tyrosine-type recombinase/integrase, whose translation MLNAEKYNLYDYSKDVNFILQFADYLSIDKSQSTVKTYKNNIIYFFKFIIKQDNDYSIFSEKDYHYICNTEVLYKNINKELLEKYISYQTEIKLSSDIINCRINVVKSYLKFLHKKKIIEAKILIDTFDDIKRPKPIIKEQLVIKANQTLDIIKKIERTSKESFTNQRNILMMLLMSNTGIRRKETAGIDIRNINLENKTITIYKTKGSKPRIVVFSDMIKDVLIDYIAERDEILRKNKIKEQNNLFIKNNGQDLAIETMTMIMRVISKRNKVKITCHSFRRGFATDMAESGTETYLISKMMGHSNINTTTSRYIYVLMNMIKNAMSNHPFNKANTEKINRDNETKNIKNDFQENITNTLNTIVIKMNELNNRIDKLSIKNR comes from the coding sequence ATGCTTAATGCTGAAAAATATAATCTTTATGATTATTCCAAAGATGTCAATTTTATCCTTCAATTTGCTGATTATCTTTCTATAGATAAAAGCCAATCAACAGTAAAAACATATAAAAATAATATTATATATTTTTTTAAGTTCATAATAAAACAAGATAATGATTATTCTATTTTCTCTGAAAAAGACTATCACTATATTTGCAATACTGAAGTCTTATACAAAAATATAAATAAAGAATTATTAGAAAAATACATATCATATCAAACAGAAATTAAATTATCATCTGATATTATCAACTGCAGAATAAATGTTGTTAAAAGTTATTTAAAGTTTTTGCATAAGAAAAAAATAATAGAAGCTAAAATATTGATAGATACTTTTGATGATATAAAAAGACCAAAGCCAATAATAAAAGAGCAGTTGGTAATAAAAGCAAATCAAACTTTAGATATTATAAAAAAAATAGAAAGAACTTCAAAAGAAAGTTTCACAAATCAAAGAAATATTTTAATGATGCTTTTAATGTCAAACACAGGCATTCGCAGAAAGGAAACTGCAGGAATAGATATTAGAAATATTAATCTTGAAAACAAAACTATAACTATTTATAAAACCAAAGGAAGTAAGCCTCGTATAGTTGTTTTTTCTGATATGATCAAAGATGTATTAATTGATTATATAGCAGAGCGTGATGAGATATTAAGAAAAAATAAAATTAAAGAACAGAATAATCTTTTTATAAAAAATAATGGTCAGGATTTAGCAATAGAAACTATGACTATGATTATGAGAGTAATATCAAAAAGAAATAAAGTAAAAATAACCTGCCATTCTTTTAGACGTGGTTTTGCAACTGATATGGCAGAGAGCGGAACAGAAACTTATTTAATAAGCAAGATGATGGGACATTCAAATATTAATACAACAACGAGCAGATATATTTATGTGCTTATGAATATGATAAAAAATGCAATGAGTAATCACCCATTCAATAAAGCAAATACAGAAAAAATAAATAGAGATAATGAAACCAAAAATATCAAAAATGACTTTCAAGAAAATATAACAAATACACTTAATACAATAGTCATCAAAATGAATGAGCTTAATAACAGGATTGATAAACTGAGTATAAAAAATAGATAG
- a CDS encoding Rpn family recombination-promoting nuclease/putative transposase — translation MKEINRLNDLFVRYLIGTEGDEDILENIVNAVLNDADFESVGNLEIINPYNLAENENLKESILDVKAKTKDGKKILIEIQLVGNNNFIKRILYYIAKNIASELKESDLYINISQMISISFINFNLDIGSETDIRREHKCLTFSDINNPTLRLDDFQIHFVEIKRFAEILKNASIDEYNRNKLLSWIDFFTTKNLEKEINKLIGGNTIMSKVIDKYKRFVADEKEMSAYNERDTFLYGQAAMLQYERAEGKKEGIEIGFQQGIEKGKEEGIKEGIKEGIKEGIKEGIEKEKYSLAKNMKNKNMDINLISELTGLSIEKIKNL, via the coding sequence ATGAAAGAGATTAACAGACTCAATGATTTATTTGTACGATATCTAATTGGTACTGAAGGTGATGAGGATATATTAGAAAATATTGTTAATGCTGTTTTAAATGATGCAGATTTTGAATCAGTAGGAAATCTCGAAATTATTAATCCTTATAACTTGGCAGAAAATGAAAATTTAAAAGAATCAATATTAGATGTTAAAGCAAAAACTAAAGACGGCAAAAAGATACTTATTGAAATACAATTAGTTGGAAATAATAATTTTATAAAAAGAATATTATACTACATAGCTAAAAATATAGCTTCTGAGTTAAAAGAAAGTGATTTATACATTAATATAAGTCAGATGATTAGTATTAGCTTTATAAATTTCAATTTGGATATAGGAAGCGAGACTGATATAAGAAGAGAGCATAAGTGTTTAACATTTTCAGATATTAATAATCCAACTCTTAGACTTGATGATTTTCAGATACATTTTGTAGAGATTAAAAGATTTGCAGAAATATTAAAAAATGCTAGCATAGATGAATATAATAGAAATAAACTTTTATCTTGGATTGATTTTTTTACAACTAAGAATTTAGAAAAAGAGATTAATAAACTCATAGGAGGAAATACAATTATGAGTAAGGTAATAGATAAATATAAAAGATTCGTAGCTGATGAAAAAGAAATGTCAGCGTATAATGAAAGAGATACTTTTCTTTACGGACAGGCGGCTATGCTTCAGTATGAGAGAGCGGAAGGAAAAAAGGAAGGCATAGAAATAGGTTTCCAACAAGGAATTGAAAAAGGTAAAGAAGAAGGTATTAAAGAAGGTATTAAAGAAGGCATCAAAGAAGGTATTAAAGAAGGTATAGAAAAAGAAAAATATTCATTAGCTAAAAATATGAAAAATAAAAATATGGATATTAATCTTATTAGTGAATTAACAGGACTCAGTATAGAAAAAATAAAAAACTTGTGA